From a region of the Pelomicrobium methylotrophicum genome:
- a CDS encoding ABC transporter permease — translation MNSWIGFKTLFYKEWLRFWKVAFQTIAAPLLTTLLYLLIFSHVLESHVQVFPGVPYTAFLIPGLAMMAVLQNAFANSSSSLIQSKITGNIVFVLLPPLSYWDMLLAYVLAAMARGLIVGLGVVLMSVAFVELPVRNALWALAFALLGSAIAGSLGLIAGIWAEKFDQLAAFQNFIIVPLTFLAGVFYSVHSLPPFWQAVSHLNPFFYMIDGFRYGFFGASDVPPLLSLSIVGGCFLAISLAALWLLKIGYKLRQ, via the coding sequence GTGAATAGCTGGATCGGTTTCAAGACCCTGTTCTACAAGGAGTGGCTGCGTTTCTGGAAGGTGGCTTTCCAGACCATCGCGGCGCCGCTGCTCACCACGCTCCTGTACTTGCTGATCTTTTCCCACGTGCTGGAGAGCCACGTGCAGGTCTTCCCCGGCGTGCCCTACACGGCCTTTTTGATCCCGGGTCTGGCGATGATGGCGGTGTTGCAAAACGCTTTCGCCAACAGCTCCTCCAGCCTGATCCAGTCCAAGATCACCGGCAACATCGTGTTCGTGCTGCTGCCCCCGCTGTCCTACTGGGATATGCTGCTCGCCTACGTCTTGGCCGCCATGGCCCGCGGTCTCATCGTGGGGCTGGGCGTGGTGCTCATGTCGGTGGCCTTCGTCGAGCTGCCGGTGCGCAACGCGCTGTGGGCGCTGGCTTTCGCCCTGCTGGGCAGCGCCATCGCCGGCAGCCTGGGATTGATCGCCGGCATCTGGGCGGAGAAGTTCGATCAGCTCGCGGCATTCCAGAATTTCATCATCGTGCCGCTCACCTTCCTTGCCGGGGTGTTCTATTCGGTCCACTCGCTGCCCCCATTCTGGCAGGCGGTATCCCATCTCAACCCTTTTTTCTACATGATCGACGGATTCCGCTACGGCTTCTTCGGCGCCTCCGACGTGCCGCCGTTGCTGAGCCTGTCGATTGTGGGTGGTTGTTTTTTGGCGATATCATTGGCTGCACTGTGGTTGCTGAAGATCGGCTACAAGCTCCGCCAGTAG
- a CDS encoding YceI family protein — translation MVDPGKGAVFFCRCAATALLLAVAGQGFAAESFRLDPQHTFVYFAVTHAGVSTLRGRFNIDKGRASLDTRTSMAEVEALIDTESVSTGTGVLDRLLREPEFFDTGSFPVARFVARATRFEDGMPREFEGWLTLRGRTRSLTLTAERFVCRDVKILVIRRYVCGGDLSAVVRRSDFGMDRFLDLVSDEVRLFISVEGIREDH, via the coding sequence ATGGTTGATCCGGGCAAGGGCGCCGTTTTTTTCTGCCGCTGCGCAGCGACCGCACTGCTGCTTGCGGTGGCCGGCCAGGGCTTTGCGGCGGAGAGCTTCCGCCTGGACCCTCAACACACCTTCGTGTATTTCGCCGTCACCCATGCCGGGGTGTCCACGTTGCGGGGCCGGTTCAATATCGACAAGGGCCGCGCGAGCCTCGACACCCGGACATCGATGGCCGAAGTCGAGGCGCTGATCGATACCGAAAGCGTTTCTACCGGCACGGGGGTGCTGGATCGCCTGTTGCGGGAACCTGAATTCTTCGACACCGGCTCGTTTCCGGTGGCGCGCTTCGTCGCAAGGGCGACGCGCTTCGAGGACGGCATGCCCCGGGAGTTCGAGGGTTGGCTCACGCTGCGCGGCAGGACGCGCAGCCTCACGCTGACCGCCGAGCGCTTCGTGTGCCGGGACGTAAAAATCCTGGTGATCCGGCGCTACGTGTGCGGCGGGGACTTGAGCGCCGTCGTGCGCCGGTCGGACTTCGGCATGGACCGGTTCCTCGATCTGGTGAGCGACGAGGTGCGCCTCTTCATTTCCGTCGAGGGGATACGCGAGGACCATTGA
- a CDS encoding MlaC/ttg2D family ABC transporter substrate-binding protein, whose product MKLIRFILAMALLVAGPALAEPAPDELVKKTAEEVLAIVRADQELRAGSPKKVLALVEEKVLPHFDFARMTRLAMGRHWREATPEQQQQIVREFRELLVRTYTAAFTSYRNQTVAYKPFKMEPAANDVTVRTEIVNPDGRPPIPVDYSMYKTSNGWKVYDVTIENVSLVATYRGTFTEEIRRGGIDGLIKSLREKNQSLAQQEQKKG is encoded by the coding sequence ATGAAACTCATTCGCTTCATTCTTGCCATGGCCCTGCTCGTGGCGGGCCCGGCGCTGGCGGAGCCGGCGCCCGACGAGCTGGTGAAGAAGACGGCCGAGGAGGTGCTGGCCATCGTTCGCGCTGATCAGGAATTGCGGGCCGGCAGCCCCAAGAAAGTGCTCGCCCTGGTGGAGGAGAAGGTGCTCCCGCACTTCGACTTCGCGCGCATGACTCGCCTCGCCATGGGCCGCCACTGGCGCGAAGCCACGCCCGAGCAGCAACAGCAGATCGTCCGCGAGTTCCGCGAGCTGCTGGTGCGCACCTACACGGCGGCGTTCACCTCTTACAGGAATCAGACCGTCGCCTACAAGCCGTTCAAGATGGAGCCGGCGGCCAACGACGTCACCGTGCGCACCGAGATCGTCAATCCTGACGGGCGGCCGCCGATTCCGGTCGACTACAGCATGTACAAGACGTCCAACGGCTGGAAGGTCTACGACGTGACGATCGAAAACGTGAGCCTGGTCGCCACTTATCGCGGCACTTTCACCGAGGAGATCCGCCGCGGGGGCATCGACGGCTTGATCAAGAGCCTGCGGGAGAAGAACCAGAGTCTGGCCCAGCAGGAACAGAAGAAGGGATAA
- a CDS encoding ABC transporter ATP-binding protein, with the protein MSAVIDIRQVHKAFGPIKALDGVSLSIEQGEFFALLGPNGAGKTTLINIVAGLTRATSGEVRVMGYDVVADYRHARRALGVVPQELVFDPFFTVRETLRIQSGYFGLAHNDDWIDEVMHHLDLTDKAERNMRALSGGMKRRVLVAQALVHKPPVIVLDEPTAGVDVELRQGLWNFVKKLNRDGHTIVLTTHYLEEAETLCSRIAMLKQGRLVALDTTANLLATMSGRYLKLKLAPEQLPASLHRFLAGEEQGRFVLALPDYATLETVLATLREAKIQVLDMELAQPDLEEVFVSIMNRE; encoded by the coding sequence ATGAGCGCGGTCATCGACATCCGTCAGGTGCACAAGGCTTTTGGGCCCATCAAGGCGCTCGACGGAGTGAGTCTTTCGATCGAGCAAGGGGAGTTCTTTGCCCTGCTGGGTCCCAACGGCGCCGGCAAGACCACCCTCATCAACATCGTGGCGGGTTTGACCCGTGCCACTTCGGGTGAGGTGCGGGTGATGGGCTACGACGTCGTGGCGGATTACCGGCACGCGCGGCGCGCCCTGGGCGTGGTGCCCCAGGAACTGGTGTTCGACCCCTTCTTCACCGTCCGGGAGACGCTGAGGATCCAGTCGGGCTACTTCGGCTTGGCCCACAACGACGACTGGATCGATGAGGTCATGCATCACCTGGACCTGACCGACAAGGCGGAGCGTAACATGCGGGCCCTCTCCGGGGGCATGAAGCGGCGTGTGCTGGTGGCCCAGGCCTTGGTGCACAAGCCTCCGGTCATCGTGCTGGACGAGCCCACGGCCGGGGTGGACGTGGAGCTGCGCCAGGGGCTGTGGAACTTCGTGAAGAAGCTCAACCGCGACGGCCACACCATCGTGCTCACCACCCATTACCTGGAGGAGGCGGAAACGCTGTGCTCCCGCATCGCCATGCTCAAGCAGGGGCGCCTCGTGGCGCTGGACACCACTGCCAACCTGCTCGCCACCATGTCCGGTCGATACCTCAAGCTCAAGCTCGCGCCCGAGCAGCTGCCGGCGAGCCTGCATCGGTTTCTGGCCGGCGAAGAGCAGGGCCGGTTCGTGCTGGCGCTGCCCGACTACGCCACCCTGGAGACGGTCCTCGCCACGTTGCGGGAGGCAAAGATTCAGGTCCTGGACATGGAGCTGGCGCAGCCGGACCTGGAAGAAGTGTTTGTGAGCATCATGAACCGTGAATAG
- a CDS encoding BolA family protein produces MVFPEDVKRYIEQGLACDYVEVEGDGQHFEAIVVSPEFRGKTMVQQHQLVYKALGERMRSQIHALSMKTYTPEQWAQLR; encoded by the coding sequence ATGGTGTTTCCAGAGGATGTGAAGCGGTACATCGAACAGGGCCTGGCGTGCGACTATGTCGAGGTGGAGGGCGATGGCCAGCACTTCGAGGCGATCGTCGTCAGCCCCGAGTTCCGGGGCAAGACCATGGTCCAGCAGCATCAACTCGTCTACAAGGCGTTGGGCGAGCGCATGCGCAGCCAGATTCACGCGCTGTCCATGAAGACCTATACGCCCGAACAGTGGGCGCAGCTCCGCTAG
- a CDS encoding STAS domain-containing protein gives MIKREAGRFVIEGPITFASVRALLEAGRREMATCDGEVRVDLSRVTEADSTAVSLLLHWLRDARRRGTAFAVLNPPQSVTGLARVYGVAEMLGLPDA, from the coding sequence ATGATCAAGCGGGAGGCCGGTCGTTTCGTGATCGAGGGACCCATCACGTTCGCCAGCGTCCGGGCGCTGCTGGAGGCGGGGCGCCGGGAGATGGCCACCTGCGACGGGGAGGTGCGGGTGGACCTGTCCCGTGTTACCGAAGCAGACTCCACCGCGGTGAGCTTGCTGCTCCACTGGCTGCGCGACGCTCGGCGCCGAGGCACGGCTTTCGCCGTTCTTAATCCGCCGCAGAGTGTGACGGGCCTGGCTCGGGTTTACGGCGTTGCCGAGATGCTCGGGCTGCCCGACGCCTAA
- a CDS encoding CaiB/BaiF CoA transferase family protein — translation MSERMPLSGLKVIELGTLIAGPFCGRLLAEFGAEVIKIEPPGEGDPLRKWRMLYKDTSLWWYVQGRNKKSVTVNLHAPEGQEIVRRLARDADILVENFRPGAMEKWNLGWEQLSAVNPKLVMVRISGYGQTGPYRDRPGFGAIGESMGGLRHLTGFPDQPPVRVGVSIGDSIAALHGVIGALMALRHREVNGGRGQVVDVALYESVFNLMESLLPEYDMYGFVRQRSGSSLPGIVPSNTYPCQDGKYVVIGANADSIFKRMMKAIGRDDLANDPELARNDGRVRHTERIETAIRDWTQAHSLEEVLAVLERAEVPAGRIYDIADIVADPHYQAREMIREYRLPDGHPLKLPGIVPKLSETPGDTRWLGPALGEHTDEVLESLGYGAQARSRLREAGII, via the coding sequence ATGTCCGAACGCATGCCCCTGTCGGGACTCAAGGTCATCGAGCTCGGTACCTTGATCGCCGGGCCGTTCTGCGGCCGCCTGCTGGCCGAGTTCGGCGCCGAGGTGATCAAGATCGAGCCGCCGGGCGAGGGCGATCCCCTGCGCAAATGGCGCATGCTGTACAAGGACACGTCCCTGTGGTGGTATGTTCAGGGGCGCAACAAAAAGTCGGTCACGGTCAACCTGCATGCGCCCGAGGGGCAGGAAATCGTGCGCCGGCTCGCCCGGGACGCGGACATCCTGGTGGAAAACTTTCGCCCCGGCGCGATGGAGAAATGGAACCTGGGGTGGGAGCAGCTCTCCGCCGTCAATCCCAAGCTCGTCATGGTGCGCATTTCCGGCTATGGCCAGACGGGACCCTACCGCGATCGGCCGGGCTTCGGCGCCATCGGGGAATCCATGGGGGGCTTGCGTCACCTCACCGGTTTTCCGGACCAGCCGCCGGTCCGCGTGGGCGTTTCCATCGGCGACTCCATCGCCGCGCTGCACGGAGTCATCGGCGCACTCATGGCGTTGCGCCACCGGGAGGTGAACGGCGGGCGCGGCCAAGTGGTGGACGTGGCCCTCTACGAATCGGTGTTCAACCTGATGGAGAGCCTGCTGCCCGAGTACGACATGTACGGCTTCGTCCGGCAGCGCAGCGGCTCGTCGCTGCCGGGGATCGTACCGTCCAACACCTACCCGTGCCAGGACGGCAAGTACGTGGTGATCGGCGCCAACGCCGATTCCATCTTCAAGCGCATGATGAAGGCCATCGGACGCGATGACCTGGCCAACGACCCCGAGCTCGCCCGCAACGACGGGCGGGTCAGGCACACCGAGCGCATCGAGACCGCCATCCGCGACTGGACCCAGGCCCACTCGCTGGAGGAAGTGTTGGCGGTGCTGGAGCGGGCGGAGGTGCCCGCGGGCCGCATTTACGACATCGCCGACATCGTGGCCGATCCCCACTACCAGGCGCGGGAAATGATCCGCGAATACCGGCTGCCCGATGGCCACCCTCTCAAGCTCCCGGGCATCGTGCCCAAACTCTCGGAGACGCCGGGCGACACTCGCTGGCTCGGGCCGGCGCTGGGGGAACATACCGATGAGGTCCTGGAAAGCCTGGGCTATGGCGCCCAGGCGCGAAGCCGGCTGCGGGAGGCCGGGATCATTTGA
- the putA gene encoding bifunctional proline dehydrogenase/L-glutamate gamma-semialdehyde dehydrogenase PutA: MDVQPDPAPDDPSLRGRIRAAFLADERETVERLARRARLEAAAQSRVRAAAEALVKGVRARQAASPLEAFLREYDLSSQEGVVLMCLAEALLRIPDAATADSLIRDKLPRGDWEKHLGRSPSFFVNASTFGLLLTGRVVALEQAPGDTLTLALKRLAARGGEPVVRAVLRSAMGILARQFVMGETIEEALKARDASPLTRYSFDMLGEAALTARDAERYYQAYAKAIDALAGQADDPDPYAAPGISIKLSALHPRYEHAQRQRVMDELVPRLSALVRRARDARLVVTLDAEESERLELMLDVFAAVFTSGDCEGWEGFGLAVQAYQKRASAVIEWLAALARARRRRIPLRLVKGAYWDTEVKRAQVQGLAGYPVFTRKRHTDVSYCACARAMLEAQDAFFCQFATHNAQTIAYVLECAGAERRFEFQRLYGMGEALYREVHATAPVPCRIYAPVGSFDALLPYLVRRLLENGANTSFVNRVGHPEVPVERLTEDPVATVEREGAAPHPRVPLPVELFGSGRKNSLGFSFADPVALDAMARGLQQALSRPWRAAPLVAGRRLPGAAVPVRDPADRRRQVGEVVEATPAQGAEAIERARAAASNWDRMPTEQRARILERVADLLEAHRDELMARIVREAGRTLPDALAEVREAADFCRYYAAEARRLFTDVMLPGPTGEENRLRLRGRGVFVCVSPWNFPLAIFVGQIAAALAAGNSVVAKPAPQTPLTAMRAVELMLEAGVPEEVLHFVPGGRALGAALTAHPGIAGVAFTGSFETARAIAAVLAQREGPIVPLIAETGGVNAMVVDSSALTEQVVVDTIQSAFNSAGQRCSALRLLLLQEEVAERTLEMLSGAVDELKVGDPLRLDTDVGPLIDEGARERLQAHGARMSREARLVCQAKLPQDADHGCFFAPQVFEIGDPAILRQEVFGPILHVARWKAGDLERVVEAINATGYGLTLGVHSRLESTVERLLQRARVGNVYVNRNMIGAVVGCQPFGGEGLSGTGPKAGGPHTLPRYAVERSVCVNTAAAGGNAALLASLGD, translated from the coding sequence ATGGACGTTCAGCCCGATCCTGCACCCGATGACCCCTCATTGCGCGGGCGGATCCGTGCTGCCTTTTTGGCCGACGAACGCGAGACGGTGGAGCGCCTCGCCCGCCGCGCCCGGCTGGAGGCCGCCGCCCAATCGCGCGTGCGCGCCGCCGCCGAAGCCTTGGTCAAGGGCGTGCGGGCGCGGCAGGCGGCATCGCCGCTGGAGGCTTTCTTGCGCGAGTACGACCTTTCCTCCCAGGAAGGGGTGGTGCTCATGTGCCTGGCGGAGGCGCTGCTGCGCATTCCCGACGCCGCCACCGCCGATTCTCTGATCCGCGACAAGCTTCCCCGGGGCGACTGGGAGAAGCACCTGGGCCGCTCCCCTTCGTTCTTCGTGAATGCCTCTACGTTCGGCCTGCTCCTGACAGGCCGCGTGGTGGCGCTGGAGCAGGCGCCCGGCGATACCCTGACGTTGGCCCTCAAGCGCTTGGCCGCCCGCGGAGGCGAGCCCGTGGTGCGGGCGGTGCTCAGGAGCGCGATGGGCATCCTCGCCCGCCAGTTCGTCATGGGCGAGACCATCGAGGAAGCGCTCAAGGCGCGCGACGCATCACCGCTCACCCGCTACTCTTTCGACATGCTGGGTGAGGCGGCGCTTACCGCCCGGGATGCCGAGCGATACTACCAGGCCTACGCGAAGGCCATCGACGCCTTGGCTGGCCAGGCCGACGACCCAGATCCCTACGCGGCGCCGGGGATCTCCATCAAGCTCTCGGCACTGCACCCCCGCTACGAGCACGCCCAGCGCCAGCGGGTCATGGACGAGCTCGTCCCGCGCCTTTCGGCGCTCGTACGGCGGGCCCGCGACGCCCGGCTCGTGGTAACCCTGGATGCGGAAGAAAGCGAGCGGCTCGAGCTCATGCTGGACGTGTTCGCTGCCGTGTTCACGTCCGGGGACTGCGAAGGGTGGGAGGGCTTCGGGCTGGCGGTGCAGGCCTATCAGAAACGGGCATCTGCGGTGATCGAGTGGCTGGCGGCGCTCGCCCGCGCCCGGCGCCGCCGCATCCCCTTGCGGCTGGTGAAAGGCGCCTACTGGGACACGGAAGTCAAGCGCGCCCAGGTCCAGGGGCTGGCGGGCTATCCGGTCTTCACCCGCAAGCGCCACACCGACGTGTCCTATTGTGCTTGCGCACGCGCGATGCTGGAGGCGCAGGATGCCTTCTTCTGCCAGTTCGCCACCCACAACGCCCAGACCATCGCCTACGTGCTGGAGTGCGCGGGTGCCGAGCGCCGCTTCGAATTCCAGCGGCTGTACGGCATGGGGGAGGCGCTCTACCGAGAGGTGCACGCAACGGCGCCAGTGCCGTGCCGCATCTATGCGCCGGTGGGAAGCTTCGATGCGCTGCTGCCGTACTTGGTGCGGCGGCTGCTGGAAAACGGCGCCAACACGTCCTTCGTGAACCGGGTGGGCCACCCCGAAGTGCCTGTCGAGCGGCTGACCGAGGATCCGGTGGCGACGGTGGAGCGGGAAGGCGCCGCGCCCCATCCCCGGGTGCCGTTGCCGGTGGAGCTGTTCGGCTCCGGGCGGAAGAACTCCCTGGGTTTTTCCTTCGCCGACCCCGTCGCCCTCGACGCCATGGCGCGGGGGTTGCAGCAGGCGTTGTCCCGACCGTGGCGCGCGGCACCCCTCGTCGCAGGCCGGCGTCTGCCGGGGGCGGCCGTGCCGGTTCGGGACCCGGCGGACCGCCGCCGTCAAGTGGGCGAAGTCGTCGAGGCGACGCCGGCGCAGGGCGCCGAGGCCATCGAGCGCGCCCGGGCCGCGGCCTCGAACTGGGATCGGATGCCGACGGAGCAGCGGGCCCGCATCCTGGAACGGGTGGCCGACCTCTTGGAAGCGCACCGCGACGAGCTGATGGCACGCATTGTGCGGGAGGCCGGGCGCACACTGCCCGACGCCCTGGCGGAAGTGCGGGAAGCGGCCGACTTCTGCCGCTACTACGCGGCTGAGGCACGGAGACTTTTTACCGACGTGATGCTTCCCGGCCCCACAGGGGAGGAAAACCGGTTGCGGCTGCGGGGGCGAGGCGTGTTCGTGTGCGTAAGCCCCTGGAACTTCCCGCTGGCGATTTTCGTGGGCCAGATCGCCGCCGCCTTGGCCGCAGGAAACAGCGTGGTGGCGAAGCCCGCCCCCCAGACGCCGCTGACTGCCATGCGGGCGGTGGAGCTCATGCTGGAGGCAGGCGTTCCCGAGGAAGTGCTTCACTTCGTGCCCGGCGGACGGGCGCTGGGGGCAGCGCTCACGGCGCATCCCGGCATCGCCGGCGTGGCTTTCACCGGCTCGTTCGAAACCGCCCGCGCCATCGCGGCTGTGCTGGCCCAGCGCGAAGGGCCGATCGTTCCCTTGATCGCGGAGACCGGCGGGGTGAACGCCATGGTGGTGGACAGCTCGGCGCTCACCGAGCAGGTGGTGGTCGACACCATCCAATCCGCTTTCAACAGCGCCGGCCAGCGTTGCTCGGCGCTTCGGCTGCTCTTGCTGCAAGAGGAAGTGGCCGAGCGCACGCTGGAGATGCTCTCGGGCGCGGTGGACGAGCTCAAGGTCGGAGACCCGCTGCGCCTCGACACCGACGTGGGTCCCCTGATCGACGAGGGTGCACGGGAGCGGTTACAGGCCCATGGGGCCCGCATGAGCAGAGAAGCGCGCCTCGTGTGCCAGGCGAAGTTGCCCCAGGACGCTGACCACGGCTGCTTCTTCGCGCCCCAGGTGTTCGAAATCGGAGACCCGGCCATCCTCCGCCAGGAGGTGTTTGGCCCCATTCTCCATGTTGCGCGCTGGAAGGCGGGCGACCTGGAACGGGTGGTGGAGGCCATCAATGCCACGGGCTACGGGCTGACGCTGGGGGTGCACAGCCGCCTGGAGTCCACCGTCGAGCGCCTCCTGCAGCGCGCGCGGGTGGGAAACGTCTATGTCAACCGCAACATGATCGGCGCGGTGGTGGGATGCCAGCCTTTCGGGGGCGAAGGGCTGTCCGGCACCGGTCCCAAAGCAGGTGGCCCCCACACGCTGCCGCGCTATGCGGTGGAGCGCTCAGTCTGCGTCAACACCGCCGCGGCAGGAGGCAACGCAGCGCTGCTCGCGTCGCTGGGGGATTGA
- the murA gene encoding UDP-N-acetylglucosamine 1-carboxyvinyltransferase: MQKLRIEGGVPLSGEVRISGAKNAALPILCASLLTPEPLFVENIPHLRDVTTTLGLLAQMGVAVSVDEKLGVELCARELTHRVAPYELVKTMRASILVLGPLLARTGEARVSLPGGCAIGLRPVDQHIKGLQAMGAEIAIEHGFIVAKAARLKGTRIVMDLVTVTGTENLMMAATLAEGTTVLENAAREPEVVDLAQCLNAMGARIAGAGSDVITIEGVPRLHGARYRVMPDRIETGTYLVAAAVTGGSVRLRETRSDILDAVLVKLAEAGAKIEKGPDWLWLSMRGKPRAVSVRTAPYPAFPTDMQAQFMTLNTVAEGTAVVTETVFENRFMHVQELRRMGADIEVEGNTAVVRGVPRLSGANVMATDLRASASLVLAGLVAEGETVVDRIYHIDRGYECIEEKLTQLGARIQRVN; encoded by the coding sequence ATGCAGAAGCTCAGGATCGAGGGGGGCGTGCCGCTCTCCGGGGAGGTGCGGATCTCCGGCGCCAAGAATGCCGCCCTTCCCATCTTGTGCGCTTCGCTCCTGACGCCTGAGCCCTTGTTCGTCGAAAACATTCCCCATCTGCGGGACGTGACCACCACGCTGGGGTTACTCGCCCAGATGGGGGTCGCCGTGTCCGTTGACGAGAAGCTGGGCGTGGAGCTCTGCGCCCGGGAGCTGACCCACCGGGTGGCCCCCTACGAGCTGGTCAAGACCATGCGCGCGTCGATCCTGGTGCTGGGCCCCCTGTTGGCCCGAACCGGCGAGGCGCGGGTGTCCCTCCCAGGGGGGTGCGCGATCGGGTTAAGGCCGGTGGACCAGCACATCAAGGGGCTGCAGGCGATGGGGGCGGAAATCGCCATCGAGCACGGCTTTATCGTGGCCAAGGCGGCCCGGCTCAAGGGCACGCGAATCGTCATGGATCTGGTGACGGTGACCGGGACGGAGAACCTGATGATGGCGGCAACGCTCGCGGAGGGCACTACGGTGCTCGAGAACGCGGCCCGCGAACCGGAGGTGGTGGATCTGGCCCAGTGCCTGAACGCCATGGGGGCGCGCATTGCGGGGGCCGGCTCCGATGTGATCACCATCGAGGGCGTCCCGCGGCTGCACGGTGCCCGCTACCGGGTGATGCCTGACCGGATTGAGACCGGCACTTACCTGGTGGCGGCCGCGGTGACGGGCGGCAGTGTGAGGCTGCGGGAGACCCGCAGCGACATCCTGGACGCGGTGCTGGTGAAGCTGGCCGAGGCGGGCGCGAAAATCGAAAAAGGCCCGGACTGGCTATGGCTGTCGATGCGCGGAAAGCCCCGCGCGGTGAGCGTGCGCACCGCTCCCTATCCGGCATTTCCCACCGACATGCAGGCCCAGTTCATGACTCTCAACACGGTGGCCGAGGGTACTGCGGTGGTGACCGAGACGGTGTTCGAAAACCGCTTCATGCACGTGCAGGAACTGAGGCGCATGGGGGCCGACATCGAAGTGGAAGGCAACACGGCGGTGGTACGCGGTGTGCCTCGGCTTTCAGGCGCCAACGTGATGGCGACCGACCTGCGCGCCTCCGCCTCGCTGGTGCTGGCGGGGCTGGTGGCCGAAGGCGAGACGGTGGTGGATCGCATCTACCATATCGATCGTGGCTACGAATGCATCGAAGAGAAGCTGACCCAGCTCGGGGCGCGCATCCAGCGGGTGAATTGA
- a CDS encoding O-acetylhomoserine aminocarboxypropyltransferase/cysteine synthase family protein, with the protein MADRKFGFGTLCLHAGQIPDPVTGARAVPLYQTTSYVFDSADHAASLFNLQTFGNVYSRIMNPTTAVFEERMAALENGRAAVATATGQAAEMTALLTLCSAGDEIVSASTLYGGTYTLFGFNFKKLGIEVRFVDPDDPENFRRAITDKTRCLYAETIGNPLMNVVDIEAIAHIAHEAGIPLVIDNTVATPYLCRPIEWGADIVVHSATKYIGGHGTTMGGVFIDSGKFPWGNGKFPEMVTPSKGYHGVIFHETFGDFGYAMRARMETLRTLGPALSPFNAWLLLQGLETLHVRMERHCANALAVAKYLQDHPLVSWVSYPGLPGSRYYDLAKKYLPKGASGLLAFGLKGGMEAGIKFIEAAQFMSHLANIGDAKTLVIHPASTTHRQLSEEEQAKAGVTPDMIRISVGIEDLDDILWDIDQALIRSQRA; encoded by the coding sequence ATGGCGGACCGCAAATTCGGCTTCGGCACCTTGTGTCTGCATGCTGGTCAGATTCCTGATCCCGTCACCGGCGCCCGGGCCGTGCCCCTCTACCAGACCACCTCTTACGTGTTCGACAGCGCCGACCACGCGGCTTCGCTCTTCAATCTGCAGACGTTCGGCAACGTCTACAGCCGCATCATGAACCCCACCACCGCGGTGTTCGAGGAGCGCATGGCGGCGCTGGAGAACGGGCGGGCGGCGGTCGCCACGGCCACCGGCCAGGCAGCGGAGATGACGGCACTGCTCACGCTGTGCAGCGCGGGCGACGAGATCGTGTCCGCCTCCACCCTGTACGGGGGCACCTATACCCTGTTCGGCTTCAACTTCAAGAAGCTCGGGATCGAGGTCAGGTTCGTCGATCCCGACGACCCGGAGAACTTCCGGCGTGCCATCACGGACAAGACCCGCTGCCTCTACGCCGAGACCATCGGCAATCCCCTCATGAACGTGGTGGACATCGAGGCGATCGCCCACATTGCCCACGAGGCGGGCATTCCCCTCGTCATCGACAACACGGTGGCCACCCCTTACCTATGCCGCCCCATCGAGTGGGGCGCAGACATCGTGGTGCACTCGGCCACCAAGTACATCGGCGGCCACGGCACCACCATGGGCGGCGTGTTCATCGATTCAGGCAAGTTCCCGTGGGGTAACGGCAAGTTCCCGGAAATGGTGACGCCGTCCAAGGGCTACCACGGCGTGATCTTCCACGAGACCTTCGGCGACTTCGGCTACGCCATGCGGGCGCGCATGGAGACGCTGCGCACCCTGGGGCCCGCGCTGTCGCCCTTCAACGCGTGGCTGCTGCTGCAGGGGCTCGAGACGCTTCACGTGCGCATGGAACGCCACTGCGCGAACGCCTTGGCGGTGGCGAAATACCTCCAGGACCATCCGCTGGTTTCCTGGGTGAGCTATCCCGGGCTTCCGGGCAGCAGGTACTATGACCTGGCGAAGAAATACCTGCCCAAGGGGGCGAGCGGGCTGCTGGCGTTCGGCCTCAAAGGCGGCATGGAAGCGGGGATCAAGTTCATCGAAGCGGCCCAGTTCATGTCCCACCTCGCCAACATCGGGGATGCCAAGACCCTGGTGATTCATCCCGCCTCCACCACCCACCGCCAGCTCAGCGAGGAGGAGCAGGCCAAGGCCGGTGTCACGCCGGACATGATCCGCATCTCGGTGGGGATCGAGGATCTGGACGACATCCTGTGGGATATCGACCAGGCGCTCATCCGGTCCCAGCGGGCTTAG